A single window of Xylocopa sonorina isolate GNS202 chromosome 5, iyXylSono1_principal, whole genome shotgun sequence DNA harbors:
- the LOC143424055 gene encoding cilia- and flagella-associated protein 91, with amino-acid sequence MARHRKSSKIMHSNSYKYFHRPIVPFLVPQTQNMDIPVHLNHKILSNIVTSAQKQCYAFSPKSDPYKNVGTQTDYRDSESQTVPWEPPYKIKSGRKPEALSIAHLTWSHGLQIGLHELEVINRMRRKREWEKTLPPMDTSANIKKRATMINAMEVDEWAFRETEIQAILNYRQELMDEITKSRECKKQKNIQDRFDRLVILLSTRRDKEIDSIRHRLRRELRKLYKRRQEKNKPFKRDIIKEHADPSSELYAPQMRYGEHPQRRHEVIQKDLLGESYIECTTEISTLPRLLSTYEELNAIKPKSKPADICVRATRWTKEKLSKLHSDLKAIKGKPKVLDAPTLLKRKYKLSPLPATPFKTSTENETNMCLNQFSILIQKLIRGRAIQCMMYEGRDRCRELIEEMQASYGLEKHSKKQYQKDKEQTLDLQHVRSDKSMQEDRLCEILNSLEGMTISGMLDFLSKELVRLEDERRIHASALLVERERAIREATEAGRRQLEYYRRREFDEMFRQIIKVDQESVECYLEDIIKENAEWVSDEAAKAYILKLCDKVDSIARDTQTNTRLTDEEMVANMIYNFMLPEVEKNAMRKNIREKQQIYLQNAHAAIYKEIMNLPPIEDGNLVDTTYEEELYKTHLSVTSFNTFIDCPF; translated from the exons ATGGCTAGACATCGAAAATCAAGTAAAATTATGCACTCTAACAGTTACAAATATTTTCATCGACCCATTGTACCATTTTTGGTACCACAAACACAAAATATGgatattccggtgcatcttaATCATAAAATTTTAAGTAACATAGTGACAAGTGCACAGAAACAGTGTTATGCGTTTTCACCTAAGTCAGATCCATACAAAAATGTAGGAACTCAAACGGATTATCGGGATAGTGAATCACAAACTGTCCCTTGGGAACCACCATATAAAATTAAATcag GGCGTAAGCCTGAAGCGCTATCAATAGCACATTTAACTTGGAGTCATGGATTACAAATTGGACTTCATGAATTAGAAGTTATCAACAGAATGAGAAGGAAAAGAGAATGGGAAAAGACACTTCCTCCTATGGATACATCGGCCAATATAAAAAAGCGAGCAACTATGATAAATGCAATGGAAGTAGACGAATGGGCATTTAGAGAAACT GAGATTCAAGCAATACTGAATTATAGACAGGAATTAATGGACGAAATAACAAAATCTCGTGAAtgtaaaaaacaaaaaaacatTCAAGATCGTTTCGATAGACTAGTAATTCTTTTATCTACGCGTAGAGATAAAGAAATTGATTCAATTAGACACAGACTTCGGAGAGAATTAAGGAAATTATACAAGAGGCGTCAAGAGAAAAACAAACCTTTTAAACGTGACATTATTAAAGAGCATGCAGATCCATCTTCTGAATTATATGCGCCACAAATGCGTTATGGTGAACACCCTCAGAGAAGACATGAAGTAATACAAAAAGATTTGTTAGGAGAAAGTTatattgaat gTACAACTGAAATAAGTACATTACCTAGATTGCTTTCCACATATGAGGAACTAAATGCAATAAAGCCGAAATCTAAACCAGCCGATATTTGCGTCCGAGCAACAAGATGGACAAAAGAAAAGCTTAGTAAACTACATTCTGATTTGAAAGCAATTAAAGGAAAACCTAAGGTATTAGATGCGCCAACATTATTGAAGCGCAAGTATAAATTATCACCTCTACCTGCTACACCATTTAAAACAAGCACAGAAAATGAAACAAACATGTGTCTAAATCAATTCTCCATTCTTATTCAAAAATTAATTAGAGGAAGAGCTATTCAGTGCATG ATGTACGAAGGTCGTGATAGGTGCAGAGAATTAATTGAAGAAATGCAAGCATCTTATGGATTAGAAAAACATAGTAAAAAACAATATCAAAAAGATAAAGAGCAGACATTAGATTTACAACATGTACGAAGTGATAAGTCTATGCAAGAAGATCGTTTGTGTGAAATTCTTAATTCTTTAGAAGGAATGACTATATCAGGAATGCTAGATTTTCTTAGTAAA GAATTAGTAAGATTAGAAGACGAACGTCGAATACACGCTTCTGCATTATTAGTTGAAAGAGAAAGAGCTATTAGGGAGGCAACAGAAGCTGGTAGACGTCAACTAGAATATTATCGCCGTAGAGAATTTGACGAAATGTTTAGGCAAATTATAAAAGTTGATCAAGAATCTGTAGAATGTTATTTAGAAGATATTATAAAAGAAAACGCCGAATGGGTGTCTGATGAAGCAGCTAAAGCATATATTTTAAAACTCTGTGATAAAGTAGATAGCATAGCGAGAGACACACAAACCAA TACAAGATTAACAGACGAAGAAATGGTAGCTAATATGATTTACAATTTTATGCTACCTGAAGTGGAAAAAAATGCTATGCGAAAAAATATAAGGGAAAAGCAACAAATTTATTTACAAAATGCACATGCTGCAATTTATAAAGAAATAATGAATTTACCACCCATTGAAGATGGAAATTTAGTAGATACAACTTATGAAGAAGAACTTTACAAAACACATTTAAGTGTTACAAGTTTTAATACATTTATTGATTGCCCATTTTAA
- the Pall gene encoding F-box protein pallbearer isoform X1: MLQLINLPDTVLETILSNLTYDEISRYRIVCKQFDRICKKLLNRGFNLMEKYHAQCLRAVKSQLPRRESERRSHPLARHCDILTAIETRISMLSMTFIKYVDLNLCCFIPGKVIDEIFRVLRLIRNSKTPPRAHEILQELRDISSMAMEHFDEQILPDLKHSICSSVVSNVGSYELPGGSLMISHHTTNLNSAILPHNFSSEKLNQTFKKIYSRTKKNKLSVLSMKSQISKMKLRMKRQGFQMRLQSLKLQEQGKKIHDQDTQLAEMRKHLEEWEQKMVDLTAELSRAREETQKPDSIETCKRKHIDIIKKRETDSLQSKELQAKKRKLIVERLSSSDAKDVKFKKFMTDLLAGNAIEGYPSTSH, encoded by the exons ATGTTGCAGTTAATAAATCTCCCTGACACTGTTCTGGAAACAATTTTGTCTAACCTTACATACGATGAAATTTCTAGATACAGAATT GTTTGTAAACAATTTGATCGGATATGTAAAAAGTTATTGAACCGAGGTTTTAATTTGATGGAAAAATATCATGCACAATGTTTGCGTGCGGTAAAAAGTCAATTACCACGAAGAGAATCAGAAAGAAGAAGTCATCCTTTAGCACGTCATTGTGATATATTAACAGCAATTGAAACAAGAATATCAATGTTGTCTATGACTTTTATAAAATATGTAGATCTTAATCTATGTTGTTTCATTCCTGGGAAG GTAATCGATGAAATTTTTCGTGTTCTTCGCTTGATTCGGAATTCTAAAACACCGCCTAGAGCACATGAAATTCTACAAGAGTTGCGAGACATTAGCAGCATGGCTATGGAACATTTTGATGAACAAATTTTACCAGATTTAAAACACAGTATTTGTTCTTCGGTTGTCAGCAATGTAGGTTCGTACGAACTGCCAGGCGGAAGTTTAATGATCTCTCATCATACTACAAATCTAAACAGCGCGATACTGCCGCATAATTTTAGTTCAGAGAAATTAAATCAAACCTTTAAGAAAATTTATAGTCGTACCAAAAAGAATAAATTGTCCGTCTTATCTATGAAAAGTCAGATAAGTAAAATGAAACTTCGAATGAAAAGGCAAGGTTTTCAAATGAGACTCCAAAGTTTAAAGTTACAAGAACAGGGAAAAAAGATCCATGATCAAGATACACAATTAGCTGAAATGAGAAAACATCTTGAAGAATGGGAACAAAAAATGGTTGATTTAACAGCTGAATTAAGTCGTGCAAGGGAGGAGACACAGAAACCTGATTCTATAGAAACCTGTAAAAGAAAACATATAGATATTATTAAAAAGAGAGAAACTGATTCATTGCAATCAAAAGAACTGCAAGCAAAAAAACGCAAATTAATAGTGGAAAGACTATCGTCTAGTGATGCAAAAGAtgttaaatttaaaaaatttatgacTGATCTTCTTGCAGGTAATGCTATAGAAGGGTATCCTTCAACTTCGCATTAA
- the Pall gene encoding F-box protein pallbearer isoform X2, with protein sequence MLQLINLPDTVLETILSNLTYDEISRYRIVCKQFDRICKKLLNRGFNLMEKYHAQCLRAVKSQLPRRESERRSHPLARHCDILTAIETRISMLSMTFIKYVDLNLCCFIPGKVIDEIFRVLRLIRNSKTPPRAHEILQELRDISSMAMEHFDEQILPDLKHSICSSVVSNVGSYELPGGSLMISHHTTNLNSAILPHNFSSEKLNQTFKKIYSRTKKNKLSVLSMKSQISKMKLRMKRQGFQMRLQSLKLQEQGKKIHDQDTQLAEMRKHLEEWEQKMVDLTAELSRAREETQKPDSIETCKRKHIDIIKKRETDSLQSKELQAKKRKLIVERLSSSDAKDVKFKKFMTDLLAVQAYYSRRIYK encoded by the exons ATGTTGCAGTTAATAAATCTCCCTGACACTGTTCTGGAAACAATTTTGTCTAACCTTACATACGATGAAATTTCTAGATACAGAATT GTTTGTAAACAATTTGATCGGATATGTAAAAAGTTATTGAACCGAGGTTTTAATTTGATGGAAAAATATCATGCACAATGTTTGCGTGCGGTAAAAAGTCAATTACCACGAAGAGAATCAGAAAGAAGAAGTCATCCTTTAGCACGTCATTGTGATATATTAACAGCAATTGAAACAAGAATATCAATGTTGTCTATGACTTTTATAAAATATGTAGATCTTAATCTATGTTGTTTCATTCCTGGGAAG GTAATCGATGAAATTTTTCGTGTTCTTCGCTTGATTCGGAATTCTAAAACACCGCCTAGAGCACATGAAATTCTACAAGAGTTGCGAGACATTAGCAGCATGGCTATGGAACATTTTGATGAACAAATTTTACCAGATTTAAAACACAGTATTTGTTCTTCGGTTGTCAGCAATGTAGGTTCGTACGAACTGCCAGGCGGAAGTTTAATGATCTCTCATCATACTACAAATCTAAACAGCGCGATACTGCCGCATAATTTTAGTTCAGAGAAATTAAATCAAACCTTTAAGAAAATTTATAGTCGTACCAAAAAGAATAAATTGTCCGTCTTATCTATGAAAAGTCAGATAAGTAAAATGAAACTTCGAATGAAAAGGCAAGGTTTTCAAATGAGACTCCAAAGTTTAAAGTTACAAGAACAGGGAAAAAAGATCCATGATCAAGATACACAATTAGCTGAAATGAGAAAACATCTTGAAGAATGGGAACAAAAAATGGTTGATTTAACAGCTGAATTAAGTCGTGCAAGGGAGGAGACACAGAAACCTGATTCTATAGAAACCTGTAAAAGAAAACATATAGATATTATTAAAAAGAGAGAAACTGATTCATTGCAATCAAAAGAACTGCAAGCAAAAAAACGCAAATTAATAGTGGAAAGACTATCGTCTAGTGATGCAAAAGAtgttaaatttaaaaaatttatgacTGATCTTCTTGCAG tgCAAGCATATTATTCGAGAAGAATATACAAATAG
- the LOC143424099 gene encoding uncharacterized protein LOC143424099: MSTIYPTLPKLVVRDGFDEEDLTDIDDEVFIRDGKNGTLKLDHDGGVKRPLMAPRRKYKKTRSFETYRLTNKAVYIPLCFGFMALIILLGLITLCIYVVNIIPMPMTVLKNWLSQDFKDSLSESNIVPCTSLTTKVIWTKSLPKLTSEAPLRSTDVNNDGIEDIIIGFSTGLDMMNTPEYICTLYFDGQIPCFGGILALDGNTGDTLWTHWTPHAIISVDCSLDLTNDEIKDCIICGRGGILHAVNGYNGASIWELPVQDSLISEEWKFSDIYDAKFMADIDGDNIGDIIASHTMQSREIHKSEILIISGFNGNIIHTSVLPNTEQLFLAPQRLVHPDGENIFVLVTSSQKQSGGLYIIPQVNLMYGDLKLRKLHHDTGKGTLLPPILVDVTLDGIEDIVAAMFNSTIIVYNGLTFEPIWNFTVPNSEIISIPIPGYYNDDNVPDFMVKHQIGSGFPTYYYTVATIIDGKTGKSLLEKPIEDSLSREMAGLSVTVEGFGNDWFLHWSSDCLNYEGIKEKYQFLKSEDLIAESRVDLCRLRFNSTLITNLYAMSQHVGPPGVSLYFSEYWKLLEYNNSANYKNENENNPLTSERSTKNYKDQNKKQEQEDSYENYDQYAEHTKLTSIDSQNDNFNDDYISKNENKWAKKSILTSKDYDMLYDGDSKINIQEEHENKLREERSLINYRLNNLEIRFKKGKGKREIKIKDNQIYPIHGVQKQPPTGILLSSIEKSKEIASVDLVFSTFWLPSSEAPIILIQEDLDCIHRKKVLSEKNLQYKQNDDIINECLDERGVNYKTDKETADRENLKISLGQMTIYRMRLQCACPEDMLPNQSCKNISLHQSWSEYLGSHGNGYFKPVYKTNS, encoded by the exons AAGAAGACTTAACAGATATTGATGACGAAGTATTTATTAGAGATGGTAAAAATGGTACCTTAAAATTAGATCATGATGGAGGAGTTAAACGACCTTTAATGGCACCTCGTAGAAAATATAAGAAGACACGTAGCTTTGAGACATACAGACTTACCAATAAAGCTGTTTATATACCTCTTTGCTTTGGATTTATGGCATTAATAATACTACTAGGCTTAATTACATTATGTATATACGTTGTAAATATAATTCCTATGCCAATGACAGTCTTGAAAAATTGGTTATCGCAAGATTTTAAAGATTCATTAAGTGAATCAAATATTGTTCCATGCACATCACTTACAACAAAAGTTATATGGACTAAATCATTACCAAAATTAACATCCGAAGCTCCATTAAGAAGCACTGATGTTAATAATGATGGAATAGAGGATATTATCATTGGGTTTAGCACAG GATTGGATATGATGAATACTCCAGAATATATTTGCACATTATACTTTGATGGTCAAATTCCATGTTTTGGTGGAATTTTAGCTTTAGACGGCAACACAGGAGACACTCTTTGGACACATTGGACACCTCATGCAATTATTTCTGTCGATTGTAGTTTAGATTTAACAAATGATGAAATCAAGGATTGTATTATATGTGGTCGTGGTGGAATACTTCATGCAGTTAATGGGTACAATGGTGCTAGTATATGGGAATTACCAGTTCAAGATTCACTGATttcagaagaatggaaattctctGATATCTACGATGCCAAATTTATGGCTGACATTGATGGAGACAACATTGGAGATATTATTGCATCACATACTATGCAATCAAGAGAAATTCATAAAAGTGAAATTCTTATAATATCAGGATTTAATGGAAATATAATACACACTTCTGTTTTACCAAATACAGAGCAACTGTTTTTAGCACCTCAAAGACTAGTCCATCCAGATGGTGAAAACATTTTTGTCCTTGTAACTAGCAGTCAGAAACAATCGGGTGGATTATATATAATCCCTCAAGTAAATTTAATGTATGGTGATTTG AAATTACGAAAACTACATCACGACACTGGGAAGGGAACTTTGCTACCTCCAATTTTAGTAGATGTAACGTTAGATGGAATTGAAGATATTGTTGCCGCTATGTTTAACTCTACGATAATAGTATATAACGGATTGACATTTGAACCAATTTGGAATTTTACAGTACCTAATTCTGAAATAATAAGTATACCTATTCCCGGTTATTATAATGATGATAATGTTCCAGACTTTATGGTAAAACATCAAATAGGTTCTGGTTTTCCAACATATTATTATACAGTTGCAACAATTATAGATGGAAAAACTGGCAAATCTTTACTAGAAAAGCCAATAGAAGATAGTTTAAGTAGAGAAATGGCTGGTTTATCTGTTACCGTTGAAGGATTTGGAAATGATTGGTTTTTACATTGGTCATCGGATTGTCTAAATTATGAAGGAATCAAAGAAAAATATCAATTCTTAAAAAGTGAAGATCTAATAGCTGAATCACGTGTTGATCTTTGCAGACTTAGGTTCAATTCTACTTTAATTACAAATTTATATGCAATGAGCCAACATGTTGGGCCACCTGGTGTATCATTGTATTTTTCTGAATACTGGAAGCTCTTAGAATATAATAATTCTGCAAAttataaaaatgaaaatgaaaataacCCTCTCACATCTGAGCGATCGACAAAAAATTACAAAGATCAAAATAAAAAACAAGAACAAGAAGACTCTTATGAAAATTACGATCAGTATGCAGAACATACAAAATTGACTTCTATTGATAGCCAAAATGATAATTTCAACGATGATTATATTTCGAAAAACGAAAATAAATGGGCAAAAAAGAGCATTCTAACAAGTAAAGATTATGATATGTTGTATGATGGGGATAGTAAAATTAATATACAAGAAGAACACGAAAATAAACTACGAGAAGAAAGAAGTCTTATTAATTACAGATTAAATAACTTGGAAATAAGATTCAAAAAAGGGAAAGGAAAACGAGAAATAAAAATCAAAGATAATCAGATATATCCGATACACGGTGTACAGAAACAACCACCAACTGGAATATTATTATCTTCTATTGAAAAAtcaaaggaaatagcttctgtagATTTGGTATTTTCTACATTTTGGTTACCATCCTCTGAAGCACCCATAATATTAATTCAAGAAGATTTGGATTGTATTCATCGGAAAAAGGTGCTGTCAGAAAAAAACTTACAATACAAACAGAATGATGACATTATTAACGAATGCCTAGATGAACGTGGCGTTAACTACAAAACAGACAAAGAAACGGCAGATAgagaaaatttaaaaatttcTCTTGGACAAATGACAATATATAGAATGAGATTACAATGTGCTTGTCCTGAAGACATGTTACCTAATCAAAGTTGCAAAAATATATCCTTACATCAAAGTTGGTCTGAATATTTAGGTTCACATGGAAATGGATATTTTAAACCAGTCTATAAAACAAAttcttaa